One Sandaracinaceae bacterium genomic window, GAAGGGTCGGGGTGGTCGCGATCGATGGCGCCCACGGGGACGAACATCTCGAGGTCGTAGCGGTAGGGCGTCAGGTTGCCGTGCCACGCGACGACGTCGAAGGGGCTGCCTTCGCGCTCGGCGTGATGGAGGGCGCCGCCGTGCTTGGCGACGATCTCGAAGGGCGAGTCGTCCTCCTCGAAGGCGGCGACGGGCGCCTCGAAGTGACGGGCGTCGGTCACGGCGTTGGCGCCGATCACGCCGCGCTCGGGGAGCTCGAAGTGGCGGGCGTAGACCTCGAAGACGTAGCCGCGCGACGGCCCCTCGACGTCGACGGCGAAGGTGACGGCGCGGGGCAGGATGGCCAGCTCGCCGGGAGAGAGCGAGAAGTGGCCGAGCTCGGTGCGGACGTGGAGCGCGCCGGTGTCCGGCAGCAGCAAGAGGTCTCCGTCGTGGTCGACGAACGCGCGGCGGTCCATCGAGCGGGTGGCCGCGTACTGGTGGGCCGCGAAGCCGCGCCGCGTGGCCGGGTCGCCCGCGCCGCCGTAGGTCGCCATGCCGTCCACGAAGTCGTGCTCGGCCTCGATGGCGCGAGGCCTCCAGCCGCGAAGGGCGATCTCGGGGCGCGCCTCGAGGTAGCTGAGGTTCCAGGTGGGGTGGGCGTAGGCGCGCCAGGGGCCGACGCAAGTGGACGGGCGGATGCGGTAGGTCCAGACGCGCTTGTTCTTCGCGCGCGGCACGGTGAAGGACGTGCCGTTGATCTGCTCGGCGTAGAGGCCGTACTTCGGCGCCCGCGGGTTGTTGCGATCACGCGGGAGCGCGCCGTCGAGCGCCTCGGACTCGTGCATGGCTCCGAACCCGCGGATCATTCGCCGTCCTCCTCGTTCTCGTCGTCGCGTCCGAAGGGCAGCGGCGCGCTCAGCGCGTCCTTGCCGCGCACGAAGTCGAAGCGGTCGCGGGTCAGGCAGTAGCTCGGCCCGCCCAGGCGACCGACGGTGTGGAGCGCGTCCTGATCCACGTGCCAGCGATCGTTGGCGAGGCCGTCCGCGAGCCAGACGTGCACGACCTCGGCGATGACGAGGTTGCCGGCCATGGGCTTGCCCGGGTTGGTGCGCACGATCTGGAGGGTACGGCACTCGAAGGCGACGGGGGCCTCCAGCAAGCGCGGCGGCTTCACGACCTTGCTCGGCGCGGCGCTCAGGCCGACCATGTCGAGCTCGCTCTCACCGTAGGGCAGGTCCTCCGCGCACGCGGCCATCTCGCGGAAGTACGACTCGACCGCGACGTGCACCACCATCTCCCCCGTGCCGCCCTCGGCCGGCGGGGCGACGTTGCGCAGGGTGTCCTTGTCGCCGTCCTTCATCGTCAGCGGCGAGAAGACGAGGACCATCGGGTCGGCGCCCACGCCGTTGAAGAAGGAGAACGGCGCCAGGTTCACCTGGCCCGCGGGCGAGAGGCTGGAGACGAAGGCGATGGGCCGCGGCGTCACGCAGCCCGCGAGGATCTTGTAGCGGTCGGAGGCGCTCAGCGAGCGAGGGTCGACGTCCATGGCGCCAACCCTGGGGTCCCGGGCCGCGTTTGTCACTGGCTCCGTGAGATGCGCCTGGCGCCCTTCGCCGCGAGCCAGTCCGCCGCGCGGTCGACGACGCTCCCGAGGAGGAGCACGTCCTCGCCCTCGACCGTGGCCCCGCAGCCGAGCGCCTTCTTCATCTCGGCCGCGAGCGCCTCGCGGTGCGCCTCGGGCAGGCCGCTGACGCGCGTGGCGGTCTTGCCGCCGCGCCCCTTCTTCTCGCGCCGCACGGTCACCTTTTGATCGAAGCGCAGCGGATCGAAGGGCGGCGGCGCGTCGCGTTCGTCCGCCTCGGGTGTGTCGACCGCAGGCGCGCTCGGGAGCTCCAGCCCTCCACCCAGCGCGGCGAACGGGTTGTGCTTCAGCGCGTCGGCCCCGCCCGTCTCCACGCCGCGATCCTTCTTGCTTTTCTTCCCCATGGTCGACGCTCAGCATGCCATCGTCGGCCCCGATGGCGAGCGAAGCCCGAGCTTGGCGCTGGCTGCTGCTGCTCATGCCCGTGGCGCTCCTCCACCGCGCCGCGTACGGCATGGCGCGCGTCGGCGCGGCGTACGCGCCGCTGGAGCACGGGCGGGACTGGGAGCTCGACCGCGTCGCCCTGTCGCTCGCCAGCCACGCCCACTGGGTCGGCTACCTGCTCACGGCGGCGCTGTGCTGGAGGCTGCCGCCCAAGCTCGTGCTCTGTCTCGGCGCCGCGATCTTCCTCGCGGGAGCGGGGGTCCTCGCCGCCTCCCCCGAGCTCGCGCAGGTCGGCTTGGTGGTGATCGAGCTGGGCCACGCCGTCACCGCGCTCTCGTTCTGGTTGGTGCTCGCGCGCATGTTCGGCGCGGGGGAGCGGCACCTCTGCAGCGTCGCGTTCGTCGGGCTCGTGCTGGCGTACACGCTCGGCACCGTCGTCGGATCGACGGCCCTCGAGCTGGCGCATCGCTACGTGACCCGGTCCGGCTGGGTGGTCCTGGTCGCCGCCGCCGCGGCGGCGGTGGCCGTGTTCGCGTGGGCCGCGTGCAGCTCTCCGCGGGAGCGGGTCAGCCTCGTGGGCGCCAGGCCCGTCCTGCTGCGCGCGGGCGTGGCCACCGTGGTGTGGTCGGGCGTGGCCCTGGTCGGGCTGGTCAGCGTGAGCTACGTGGAGCTCGCCGAGGCGTCCACGACCGGCGTCATGATCGCCGCCGTCTCGTCCTCGCTCGCGACGCTCGCGGCTCCGATCGGCCTCTACTTGCTGCATCGCCGACAGGCGGCGATCTCGACCCTTCAGCTCGTCGCGCTCGCGGTGCTGCTCCTCGGCCTCGGCGCCGCGGCGAGTCGGTGGGGCGGCGGGGCGGTGGGAGTCGTGGGCGTCGCCCTGTGGGGAGGGGCGGCGGTCGTCGTGAAGCCCCTGCTCGCCGCGTGGCTGACGTTCGGCGCGCCGACGCGGTGGGCCGCGATCGGGCTCGCCGCGAAGCTCTGCGTCGGGGCGCTGCTGGCGTACCTCCTGGCGGCGGCGCCGCCCGGCGTGACCCTCTACGGGGCCGCGTCGGGCGTCGGGTTGGCGCTCGCGCTCACGTTGCTCGCGACGGCGCGGTCCCTCGACGCCAAGCTCGGCCCGCCGGACGTCGACGCGCCGCGCTCGTTCTGAGGTCAGCTCGGAGCCGTCGCCCACGTGACGGAGTGCGCGCAGTCCGCGTCACCCTCGTCGACGCACGTGAGCTGCGCGACCTCGACCCCATCGAGACCCATCGCGCCGTAGATGATGAGGTCGCTGAAGGTGCAGAGGTCGCAGATGAACGGGTGATGGCTGGTCCAGTCGGTGTAGCGCACGATCGAGCGGCCTGGCTCGAGCAGCTCGACCTCCACGCGCCCGGTGTCGAAGTGGGCGCCCCAGAGCCGCGGCG contains:
- a CDS encoding homogentisate 1,2-dioxygenase, yielding MIRGFGAMHESEALDGALPRDRNNPRAPKYGLYAEQINGTSFTVPRAKNKRVWTYRIRPSTCVGPWRAYAHPTWNLSYLEARPEIALRGWRPRAIEAEHDFVDGMATYGGAGDPATRRGFAAHQYAATRSMDRRAFVDHDGDLLLLPDTGALHVRTELGHFSLSPGELAILPRAVTFAVDVEGPSRGYVFEVYARHFELPERGVIGANAVTDARHFEAPVAAFEEDDSPFEIVAKHGGALHHAEREGSPFDVVAWHGNLTPYRYDLEMFVPVGAIDRDHPDPSLFTVLSAPLDHPGENAADFVAFPKRWDVTEETFRPPYFHKNAATELNGILTGPDRDQVFGRGGLFLTPPHTPHGVPDRAIERELDREGDAPSRLGVGERWMQLESTFAMQLSPWALAAPHRDPAFGEAVRGVKKRFRREP
- a CDS encoding flavin reductase family protein, which produces MDVDPRSLSASDRYKILAGCVTPRPIAFVSSLSPAGQVNLAPFSFFNGVGADPMVLVFSPLTMKDGDKDTLRNVAPPAEGGTGEMVVHVAVESYFREMAACAEDLPYGESELDMVGLSAAPSKVVKPPRLLEAPVAFECRTLQIVRTNPGKPMAGNLVIAEVVHVWLADGLANDRWHVDQDALHTVGRLGGPSYCLTRDRFDFVRGKDALSAPLPFGRDDENEEDGE
- a CDS encoding translation initiation factor: MGKKSKKDRGVETGGADALKHNPFAALGGGLELPSAPAVDTPEADERDAPPPFDPLRFDQKVTVRREKKGRGGKTATRVSGLPEAHREALAAEMKKALGCGATVEGEDVLLLGSVVDRAADWLAAKGARRISRSQ